A single genomic interval of Hoplias malabaricus isolate fHopMal1 chromosome 7, fHopMal1.hap1, whole genome shotgun sequence harbors:
- the gorab gene encoding RAB6-interacting golgin, which produces MSSWAGFSDEELRRLQQKEEHNDAAVRASLGRGRRSAPTNRSRQQLQRERALQVATKQNDGSGSLLSPEQQLKPPPPPLQPSPNTTASSKVSEPRNKGPNPSEPETVKHESEPQPEDPPVMIKELDKVEVELREKTRLQQLQWEQRMMEEKNKKRKALLAKTIAEKSKQTQAEAVKLKKIQKELQALDDSVSNDIAILRTLIEHASLEYSVAWKRLEKAEAEYVAAKLDLHKKTEVKEQLTEHLSTIIQQNELRKARKLEELMLQLELNAEEVAAPESHSHTTPQDGGKEKEMEKEEGDDLSQPTAVSRPTEESDEKTQTESTDIIKDSVTIVPNASQDQMKELLKTTAESTS; this is translated from the exons ATGTCTTCGTGGGCTGGATTTTCGGACGAAGAGCTGCGGAGACTCCAGCAGAAGGAGGAACATA aTGACGCTGCTGTCCGTGCCTCACTGGGTCGTGGCCGGAGATCTGCTCCCACAAACCGAAGCAGACAGCAGCTGCAGCGGGAGAGAGCTTTGCAGGTTGCCACTAAGCAGAATGATGGCAGTGGATCTCTGCTGTCTCCTGAACAGCAGCTTaaacctccacctcctcctctacAGCCTAGCCCCAACACTACAGCCTCAAGCAAAGTGTCGGAACCAAGAAACAAAGGGCCAAATCCATCAGAGCCAGAGACCGTGAAACATGAATCAGAGCCACAGCCAGAGGATCCCCCAGTCATGATCAAGGAGTTGGACAAAGTGGAAGTGGAATT ACGAGAGAAGACCCGTCTACAGCAGCTTCAGTGGGAGCAACGGATGATGGAAGAGAAGAATAAAAAGAGGAAAGCTCTTCTTGCTAAGACCATTGCTGAAAA GTCTAAGCAGACACAGGCTGAAGCTGTGAAGCTGAAGAAGATTCAGAAGGAGCTGCAGGCTCTGGACGACTCTGTGTCGAATGACATTGCCATTCTCAGGACGCTGATAGAGCATGCCAGCTTGGAGTATTCTGTAGCatg GAAACGCTTGGAGAAGGCTGAGGCTGAATATGTGGCGGCAAAGCTGGACCTCCACAAGAAGACTGAAGTGAAGGAGCAGCTCACGGAGCACCTCAGTACTATCATTCAGCAGAACGAGCTGCGTAAAGCCCGCAAGCTGGAGGAGCTGATGCTGCAACTGGAGCTCAATGCAGAGGAGGTGGCGGCCCCGGAAAGCCATTCCCACACGACTCCACAGGATGGGGGgaaggagaaagagatggagaaggaggagggagaCGATCTTTCTCAGCCAACTGCAGTGAGCAGACCCACAGAGGAAAGTGATGAGAAAACACAGACGGAGAGCACAGATATTATCAAGGACAGTGTCACAATTGTACCAAATGCAAGCCAAGATCAGATGAAGGAACTGCTCAAAACAACTGCAGAGAGCACAAGTTAG